The Hevea brasiliensis isolate MT/VB/25A 57/8 chromosome 1, ASM3005281v1, whole genome shotgun sequence DNA segment TAGAAGCTGCTGCTAGGTTATGTAGGTGTTTCTTGATACATCTTCAAAATAACCTCACATTATCTTGTTGAAACTTTGATCTTCAATCTttagtgttatatatatatatatatatatatatatatattcatattcATATTCATATACACATTCAATTATTGGCTTTACCTGGCATATTTGAGAATGAGACTTGGATATGGGTTTGACTCTGAAACATAGAATTAGTTTAaaatctataaaaattttagaaaagagGCAAGTTGATGCTGAAGAAAACAAGAATCAAGAGAAATAAATTCTCAAGACACAAAAGAGAAACAAGTTCTCTAGAGGAACTAGTTCTCATTATTTTTACTAATTCTCAGTGATAGTCAATAATGATATCTCTTTGATAAAAATACCAAAATAACATAGGTATAGACTAGAAATCCTACTATTATTAGGATTAAGAAACCCTAAATAAGAAAAGCCTAATCAAATACTAATTAGGAATGGAAAACTAATTAAACTTCCtaaataataatagaatttctagatAATATAAACTTCCTAATTAATAGTAATCTAATTTTCCTAATTTTAGGATgaaaacataaattaaaataattcttcTTCCTTGACTGCATCACAAGTTCAACTATCTGGTCACAAATTCTTATCTTTATTGGTACTCTTAAGTGAACTCAAGTGACATTTTAAAGTGGCATTTTAAAGAGTATAATTAAGTAAATGATAACACTTTTCAAATTGAGATGTGGTTGGCATTCTTTTCAGTTTTTGATAATGCAAATCAACAAAACATAGATGCAAATGCTTCTGCCAGCAACATAGTTCCAGCAGCTCTATTACAAGCCAACTCAGATGTTTCTGTGTTGGATTGTAGTTTGTCAATCGCATCAGATAATGGCAATGATTCTCCTGAGATATCAGAGTTTGGAACTCCTAGGACTGCAAAAGACAGCATTGTTGATTTGGGCATGGAGACTTCAACTTCTGAACAAAATGTAACTGATCCTATGGAAACAACTGTTAAATATGGTATATTTAACAAGAAATCTATCATGGGGAACCTTGAAAATTTTTCATGGCGGAAAATGCGTACTGGAAGagagaaaaatattgtaaatggagaTAAACTTGCTGAGAACATATCTAGAGTTGCATCTTTTCTTGGGGATGGAAATGAACCTTTGCATGGACTAGAATATCAGAGATTGGATGGCCATGTCCGTAGATTATCAACAGAAAGTATTGGGAGTGACTTAAGTTCTTTAAGGGTGGGTAATTTGTTTGGTGATGATTGCCTTGACCTTATGGAGGGTGCTGAAACTCACAAAATAAATGATGCTCCTGTAAGCTTAAATTCACAGTTCCCGAGGGACATACTAGTTGCCCTTCTATCAGATGAGCGCCATAAGTTGAGTAGGGTTCTTAACACCATGCAACAGAGACTAGCTACAGCTAAAACAGACATGGAGGACCTAATAGCCAGATTAAATCAAGAAGTTGCTGTTAGGCAATTTCTGACAACAAAGGTATGCTTGACCACTTTCTTAGCTTCATAGGAAACTTGGATTTTTATTTGTCTAAGCATTGTAATATTGTTCATTTATGCTGACCATGATTGTTAAAGACACTGCAGTTTCAAACTTTCAATACCGTGGCTATAACtaatttagagtttttttttttttggtgaaggTTAAAGATTTGGAAGTGGATCTTGAGACTACTAGGAATAATTGTAAAGAAAACATGCAGCAAGCTGTTTTGATTGAAAGGGAAAGATTTACTCAGATGCAATGGGATGTGGAAGAACTCCGTAGGCAGTGTTTAGAGATGGAGCTGAAACTGAAATCTGAACAGGTTTATTTTTGACTAGTAactttttttctatattttttatgaTGATATTAGTGAATAATGTTCGAGAACATTCCAGGATGAAAGGGCGCGTGCTGAGTCTGCAAAAGTTTCTATCATTCAGGAGAATGAAATGTTGCTGCAGCAGTTGAATGTTGCTAGAGAAGAGCTTGAAGAGTTGCATAAGCATCAGGAAGAGTTGGAGCTGAAGTCAAAAGCAGATGTAAAGCTTCTTGTTAAGGAGGTGAAAACTCTTCGGAGTTCTCAGTCAGATATGAAACAGGAGCTTAGCCGTTTgatgaaagaaaaaatagaaatAGAGGTATTTTATCACTTTTCTTTTGCACTTTCTtggtattatttattttaaattgctGTGTAATAGATACGAGGTCATCACAGCATGTCAtgcctctctttctctctatctCATGTAAAATTGCAAAATGCATTAAATGGGAGATATCTAAAGGAGTTGGACTAAAATTAGGAAAAGCAACTAACTCATGGTTAAAATTTACTCCCGCATTTAAAGAAAGTGAAAAGGCCAAATTATACTCTACTTGATTTTTGCCTTGTTGCAAAGTGAAATCAAAGCGAAAATTTCAATGGTAAGAGTTTAGAAGGATTTAAGTTCAAGATAGCTAAAAGAAACATGAACATTGTGGCTGGAGAAGTTTTATACTTTACTGATTTtgattcatttttattttattttttttttttgggagggGCTTTTTATACATATAATGGTTGTAATGGCCAAATGACAACCATCACTATTACATTAATGGCTTTTATATGTACAGAAAATTCACCTGTACATACTCCTCTTTTCCTAACATTAGACAACGTCGTTTGTGCTGCCAGTGGCATGttttatgaaaattataattatCTAATGGTAAGTCCAATGTTAGGGAAAGAAAGCAAGTGCCAAAAAAGAGCAGGAGTACTGCAGCAACTAATAGAGAGTTGTAGTTTTTCCTTATCATGGGAGAGTAAATTTAACAGGTTTCTCTAGAAGATGGCATCTATTTAATTTCACTTAGCGCTAGCTGAGGCATCTTCTTGCTGGTTGTTTTATTGGAATTAAATTTTGTTGCGAAAAGTTCTATAAATTTCTTGGTGTTATATGTCTGATTTCAGAGGGGTCTTCAAAAGGAAAAgcaaagaatgcaagttgtgactGCTGCTAATGTTAAGTTGTTGCACGAATGTGAAATTCTTCGCAGTAGACTTGAAGAATGTAGTGTTAATTTCCTCGTTGAAGAGGAAGATAAACTGATTGTGGACACTTCTTCGCCATCTGATGCCATGGATTTGTTAACAACATCTGATAATCGAATTGGACTTCTTCTTGCAGAGGTAAATTCCATGTTTTCCCTTTTACCCAAGAATGAAGAAGTCTTGGCACCTGGAGTCTGTTTTGTGCATAATGATATTTAGGAAACTCATTATAGAATTTTGTTTGGACTAAGTTCCATTTGCTGTTTTCTTTTAAATGAATTTACTTGTGTGTTTCTTTTGTAATTTTAACATTCTATTCCTGTATGTATTTGTATTTTTATATGATATGTTTTGAATTTGTGTGCATGTCCATGTGCATAGTCAATTATTTGGTAATAATCATATTCCCACAGGCTTGACAGATGGCATATGGTTAAACTATTATCTGAGTCTTTGTTTTTCATGCATTCTTGCTTTCATGGCTAGGGAGGAAAAGATAGAGATAGAGATTTGAATTTTAAATGTGCATGATTCAGGATGTATGCCATTAATTAGATTTGCTAATGGCCAATGAGAAGTAGGAACATTTTGTGCCCAATCGAAGAGTACTTCAGTTTCAACTATTCTCTATTGTATTGTTTTTAATCATGTGAATGGTTAATTTCTTGACAATCTTAATCTTAATTTCTGTCAGTCTGAACATTTGTGTCAGAAATTTGAGGAATGGTATGAAGATATCTCTGAGAGTAATTCTCTATGAAAAACAGTGATCAATTTCACGAGGATCATGGACTAGTAAAATTGAAATATTCCTTTTGTGAATGGGTTCACCCTCATTCCTTCTGATGTTATAATACTATGGACTACTTGTTGAATATGTTTCTGCCGTTTCATTTTCATGCATACTTCTGTCCTTTTACCATCTTTTTTCTCATTATCTTGGTGTGTATTAACTCCAATTTTATGTGTTCCATGAACATGAACAGGCACAGCTCCTTGCACAAGATGTAGAAAATTCCGTGGCAAGATTGGACGAAACTTGCAATACAAATGGCAGTGATAGAGTTGATGATGAGTTGAGGAAGTTGCTTACAGAAGTATTCGTTGATAATGCCAGATTGAGAATGCAAGTCAATTCAGTGATTCGCTGTGCTTTAAATGCACGTTTGAGGTcagatgaagatgaagatgatgatgatgaggaaAATCCCATGAGAAAAACAGTTCTAAGCAAGTTCTTGGAAAGATAATATGTAATTTTATGTAACCCATACATGTCAGTATAAACATGCAAAATTATAGCCATGTACTTGATAGTTCATGCCATGATGTAAATGCAGCAGACGTTGTCCATAATTTTGTATTTTCATACGTATATCAtaagaataaattgatttataTGTGTACGTTACATactgaaaataaaaaaatctcaTGTAATACCTATTAAAATAAACCTGAATTCATATTATATGTTTGGTTCTTTGCCTGCTGAAACACATTTGCACTGTGGAAAACTATAAGCAGCAAGAATCCAAAGAAATAatctcagaaacaagacaatggAAAACAAATTTGCATGATTCCAATCTTTTAAATTTCGTTTTTGTGTTCgtttgttttaaaaaaatatatattttttccacttttttttttaagttagtgaaattaaatcaattttaggaaaaataattattttttaacaaaattatttttctttttataaattttaataatatgaaaACAGTTTATCATATATATAACATAAACACTAATAATATTTTCATGGAaagctttttcacaaacagccTTAATATAtgaaagattttccaatcacgtAACCTGATTCGAGGATTCCGGCAGTACATGATTTTAATTGCTCAATCTAAACTCTGAAGTCCACTAGGGTTTAAACCACATAAAAGCTTTGGACATTCAACTCTTTGATATTCAAAACCTACAATTTCTGTCTTGGACAAAATGAACCGGACGGTTGTGGAAATCCCTGAGCAACTATCATTGAACAGATTAGGGAATTGCAAATGCAACAATTCTCAACGTCCCCACAATGCAAAATTCTAAAAAATATACATCTGCTGGAACACTGATTAAAAAACTCTCTATTTATGCTGGTATACCAGGGAAAAAAGCCAAATTGCATCAACCTTTAAGAAGCTAAACAGTCAGTAGCATTGTTTTGCTTATATGCCTGTTCCATGTTTGGTCCTCTCAAGCTTATGCTTAATTGGAACCCAATTCAGCTCAATAATGCAGTTCCGATCACACTCTACTTGTCCCCTCCTCCAAACATCCCCATCATGTCCTTGGCAGAACCCATTTGCTTCATCAAATTTTGCAGGCCACCCATGCCACCAATTTGCTTCAGCATCTGTGGAGGAAGGACTTTGCTCATGTGTTGTGCATTCATATTTCTGGACAAAGCACTCATTTCACCCTTCTTAGGAATCTTAAGTCCCTTCATTTTGCTCCAGATTTTGGCCAGACGCTTGTACTCCTCTAACATTTCCATCACTTCTCTAACCTGGCGGCCAGAACCCCGTGCTATCCTCATAATACGTGACTCATTCATAAGCTTAGGATTAGAACTATCCAACTCTGCAACAAATAACCAAATAAAGATTAAGAACAAACTAACAACTTTAACAAGAATGTATATTTTTGCCATACAAGAGGTAATATACAAAACATAAAGCATAAAATAGCTTTGACTTGCCTTCATTTGTCATTGAATCCATCATAGTCATATAACGCTTAATCTTTGCCTGGCTTTCCTTTTCACGACCTTTTGGCATTAATTCAGCACTAAATCCTGGCAGCATAGAAAATACCTACACAAAATACCCCGGGAATTTTCAACTAAAAGCCAGTAGTTCactaattattaaatttgttACTATCACTGTCATTCATTTTCCTATCATACAACTATTTACAACGTTAACATAACAAGCTCTAGGTTCAATCTAACAGAACAGAAAGATGAGAACCTGGCCAATGGGACCCATTTTAAGTATGTTCTGGAACTGCTCATACATAATCCTCAAGGTAAAGTTTCCTTCTGAGAGTTTTTGCAGAAGCTCAGGCTGTTGATCCATAGGAACAACCTCATGAATTTTGTCCATGAATCCAGACCAGTCACCCATTCCTAGACGGAAGATTTAGGTTATTAGTCAAGGCTAAGTTAACCAAATCTAATCATAAGGATTTATGGAGGTTAGAAGAACACAGTCAAAGCAATTAGTGTCAAACTGATGGGAGATCAATACCTAACAGGCGACTAACAAAAGGTTTAACATCAAAAACTTCAAACTCATCCATATGCTCTCCTGTTCCAATAAATATAACAGGACTCTTTGTTGCCGCAACACTGCAGATGGTATGCAAAACAGAAATCAACATTACTACAATAGTTAAATGAGACAAAGCATCAATATAAATCTTAAAATGACACTATTAATTGTTAAAAACTATTATTTTCTTTCAGATAAATAAATTTCCTTCCAAGAAAATCGGAAAGCATGCTGCAAGATCATGAGAGAAATAAACCTTAACAAAAAAGTCTCAAAGCATTGGGTCTTCAGGAATATCAAACTCAAGGTAGTTAGAAACTAATTTCATGTCCTAAAGCATTTAACTCAATTAAAAACATTGATGAAAAGGCTACAATAATCACAAGAATACTTACGCACTAAGAGCACCACCACCCTTTGCATGACCATCCATTTTGGTAACAATCACAGCTCCAACTGCAACACTTTGCTTAAATGCTTGAGCTTGATCAAATGCAGCTTGACCAATGCTGCTATCCATAACAAATAAGACAAGATCTGGTTTCTGGAAGGGGAAAAAAAGATTTTAGCACCTCCAATGCCTATAAATCAATAAGAGCAGAAAATACCAGAAAATACCGTTGCTTCAGAAACTTGGCGCATTTCTTCAAAAAGAGCAGCTTCTTGTTTATGGCGCCCACTGGTATCAACAATTATAAGATCACAATTTTCCTTCTTGAATCTTTCCACTCCTTCAACAGCAATCTTCACAGGATCTGATTCCATATAACTGTGGGCAAGGGCCAAATATATTTGAAATTGTAAAATACAAATATAATCCATGACATTTATAATTTACGACTTAACTACCACTGCATCTCTGTCAAGGTTTGATATCACAACAGAAGGAAATTTGATGAAAATAAGTACCTTCCATAAAATGGAATTTTAGCTTTGGTAGCATTCTGTTTTAGTTGATCAAAAGCACCAGCTCTAAATGTATCAGCACAAACTAGAGCAGGTTTCCAACCTTTTTTCTGATGATAATATGCGTATTTAGTACATGTAGTGGTTTTTCCGGACCCTGAAAAAGTTTTAGAATATTGCATAGATCGGATAAATAAAACTAATCACCCCAATTCGCGATGAATTAGCATAATAATCCATGAAAAGAGAAAAGAACCAGTATGTAATACCTTGTAAACCAACAAACATAACTACACTAGTTTTCCCTTTCTTCGGGGTAAAAGATGGCTTCCCCGGATCCAACATTTTGCAGAGCTCGTTAAAAATAGCCTAAAATAGCACAaaaatccaaaattttcaatcaaaatCTGCAAGTGCCCCAGAAATTGAATTTGAACAAATGAGTTTCCCTAGAATTGTAATTACCTGCTGGATGATTTTGCGCTTGTTGTGACCAGCAGCGAGATCATCGAGATTCACAATCTTCTTGATATTAGTCTGCATGTCGCGGACAAGCTTGAATTGTACATCGGATTGAAGCAAAGCTCGGGTGATCTCGTTGAGGCAGTCATTCAAAACCTTCTCGTCGATAATTGTGGCATTGCTCATCTGCTGGATTGCCCGGGATATGCTCCCTCCCAACTGTGCCAACACCATTTTCGAAAATTTTTACAAGATTCTCACAATTAGGGTTTCTGAGAGAGAAATTGGGGATTAGGTTTTTAGGAAATTGATATATAAGACTAGAAGAGGGAGGTAGAAATCCTGGAATCGATTAAAAAAGCAACGAGGCGTATTGCTTCTCATTCATGAAATTGATAGCCTGTAACTGTGAATGATGATGTATGTAAACGGCATGtcgtattgaaaaaaaaaattttaagttactagaaaaaaaggaaaaagaagttGGATTTACAGTCAGTAAAGTGTTTCCAATTTTCCATAATAAGAGGAGGACATTTTGAAGAAAAATAGAAGACTTGAGGTAAGCAGATAATGGCAGTGGCAACCATGGCAAGGGTAGCTCCTAAGCTCTGCGACTCATACTCCTCGAATCACAAGCTTTTGTTAAAACCCACAAAAAAGAATCTCATGGGTTCCTCAAAGTTCTTCTTCCTCAATGCCCCGAATCTCTCATCAAATGCAACGAAAAAAGGACCGTATCATCCTATCCACGCCTCCAACTCTCCAAGAGAAGAAGAAAGTTCGAGCATGAATAACAGCAACACCATCTCTCAGgtcatttctctctctctctctctctctctctaaggaTATATTGGGTAGAACATGCACGGTGATTCTTGATTTCTTGCCGAGGATTTTGTGTGTAGAATTGGTTGTCACTGGTAAAGAAAAGACATAACCAAAGATTGCTAGCGAAGaaggaaaatttatttatatgtatTTAGGGAAGGGAAAGGGCAGAGGATAATGTATAACATTTTTATGTGAACAGGAGGACTTGAACTATTTGTGGAAACTAGGAGCTGGTTCTGTTGCTGCTGCAGCTCTGATAAAATATGGAAGCATCCTTTTTCCTGTAATAGCAAGACCCAATATCCTCCTAGCTTTGATTATGGTATCAACTCCTGTAATTCTTGCCATTGATTTTGATCCACCAAAGTCATAAAAAGTGAATGAATTCCATTTTCTTGTGTATTGGTACAGAATTATACTCTGAAACATTTTGGTATATTATTAAATGATTAGATATTTTCATTCATGAAGGGAAAATTTTGCAAATATGATCCTCCAGAAAGAAATTGAAACACGTAATTGCTAAGAGGAAATCAGTTGATTGTAAGATTTTATTATAGTATCTGGATGAGAAATAAAGGTTGAAGATGGACGAAATTCCTTTGACGGCACTTGCATGCATAAGTATCTCTATTGCCAATAAAATCAACCAGTCGGTCTATGTTGCCTTTTATTTTTTCACCCAATTGACTGATTCTGGCAGTATTCTAGTTATTGAAGCCATCACTGAGGCTGAACTCGTGCCAGTGTACTAAAGGGCTGGCGTTTATACTTCAAGAAACAAGATTTTGTGAAGTTATCAAATTTTTGTTGTGTTCTCACCATCTTCAAGGACGTAAGCAATGAGCAGAACATTAGAGAAAATTACTCCAAACAGTGAAAGAAGCTCAAGCTTTTGCGGCTCGCTAACTTCATAAATTACAAAATCAAATATACAGTCCTCAAATATTGCTTACATGTACTCGCAGTTGATGCTCTAAACTGCTCATACACTACTCAGGATAAGATTAATATGTAGTAGCTTGCAAATACACGTAAATTTACGGGGAAAAATGAAAGAATCTCCGCTGGGGTGCCATTGAATTTTCTTCTCCACAATGCCGAGAAATATCAATCAAAGCAATCCAAGTAAACAATGGCTTGGTCCTTAGGAACATGTATTGAGTACAAAAAATCTAGTGGCTAATTTCAGAGACTTCGGATGTGAAAAGGCAACCTATAGAAGGCTTCAATCTCAGAGGTTATCTTTTACCCATTTCAGAGCTCCCTTAGCAACAGACCTGTAAATTTGATAACTTTTTTCAGTTAATGCATCTAAATTTATTGATGATGCAGGAAATGAATGGAAAGGTTTCATTAACATTGAAAGGAAATATCATAAAAAAAGTGTGCTTCAATCGGCAAAAGTAAACATAACGTGAaagaaaaaatatttcaaatagaAAGGTTTGATATGCCAACGCAGTTAATGATTTCCTTCTGAAGCCATTAACCCTAGTCACACATGCTTCATAAAACTTTTACATAATTAAGCATCTCGTTTGCTagatcaaacaaaaaaaaaaaaaaaattccaagcaGGGTAGTTTATAGGCTcttgattctccaaaattgaaacAGTGTACACCCCTAAAGACGCTAATAGTCCAAAATTTTAAGAGCATATCTACAAATGTGACAACACGCAGTGAAGCTAAAGAGTAACCCAACAAATATTCAGTAAATGAtcagtagaatttaaattaagaaaagaatATTACCCAGCAAAATCTTTTAACTTCTGCCATACATCATTTTGGCGCCCTGATTCCTCACTCTTCTCAGCATCGGTTTCCAGCCGACTTTCTGTACATACAGAAGAAAAACATAATGGTTACCTCCCAGACCACCAcagtaagtatttaaaattataatttcatacTAAATCAGATATTCAAAATTTTACCCAAGCACAGCTTGCGGTAAATCAAATAATCAGCATTTGGTAGTTCATCAGGTAGAAACAATGACAAATCATCTGCAAACGAGAAACAATTGCTTACTTGCAGGTTGAGTTCTGGAGTGAGTTCGTGATCGAGTGCTGCTAGTATCACTCAGagaagcaagttcttcaagtaactcACGTTCTTTGGTACTGTAAATGTGAGCAAAAACCATGGAGACAAGCTTGAGAAATTATGTGAACTATTTATAGTATCAGAGTATATCACAGTTAATTATCAAATAAGTTTGGTACTCTGAACTAATCTATTATGAAAGGGCCAAAAATTAAGTAAACATCTATCATGATCCAGTTTGAGCTTTGTGATAtttaaaacaaaaacaaaattgtATCACTGCAAATTAGAAGAacaaagaagaagggaaaaagttATGCTGTATTACACGGAGGATAAACCAGGAATCTAGAAGAATGATGCAAAAGACAAATGAATAACTACAAAAAGAGTAGCATATCAACAGTTGAAATAATTACTTAACAATCACATTGAGCTAATAATGATAACTAGAATAAATAAAGAACATAAATACATACCTTATACGATTTGGTATAGTAATATTAATTGTAAATAAGTGATCACCGCGTATAGATGGTTTATTCAGTTTAGGTGCACCTTTCTTTGCCAGGACTAGCACCTCTCCAGGTTGA contains these protein-coding regions:
- the LOC110634863 gene encoding signal recognition particle subunit SRP54 2, whose protein sequence is MVLAQLGGSISRAIQQMSNATIIDEKVLNDCLNEITRALLQSDVQFKLVRDMQTNIKKIVNLDDLAAGHNKRKIIQQAIFNELCKMLDPGKPSFTPKKGKTSVVMFVGLQGSGKTTTCTKYAYYHQKKGWKPALVCADTFRAGAFDQLKQNATKAKIPFYGSYMESDPVKIAVEGVERFKKENCDLIIVDTSGRHKQEAALFEEMRQVSEATKPDLVLFVMDSSIGQAAFDQAQAFKQSVAVGAVIVTKMDGHAKGGGALSAVAATKSPVIFIGTGEHMDEFEVFDVKPFVSRLLGMGDWSGFMDKIHEVVPMDQQPELLQKLSEGNFTLRIMYEQFQNILKMGPIGQVFSMLPGFSAELMPKGREKESQAKIKRYMTMMDSMTNEELDSSNPKLMNESRIMRIARGSGRQVREVMEMLEEYKRLAKIWSKMKGLKIPKKGEMSALSRNMNAQHMSKVLPPQMLKQIGGMGGLQNLMKQMGSAKDMMGMFGGGDK
- the LOC110634870 gene encoding PX domain-containing protein EREX, with protein sequence MNLYAHDLSLFDFANFSDPVIDSISFSDHHGLPSSSSSPNSLILGYHDKDEHDDTSNADQINDKLVIPKPKSPPRHRHDGTSPLPLGMDWSLPPRKWDGRDTIWPHDPHTGWSYCVTVPSWILLPKSRGSDPVAFYRVQVGIQSPEGISTTRGILRRYSDFLNLLSELKKAFPEKTLPLAPPKKILRRKSRTLLEERRCSLEDWMEKLLSDIDVSRSAPVGTFLELEAAARLFFDNANQQNIDANASASNIVPAALLQANSDVSVLDCSLSIASDNGNDSPEISEFGTPRTAKDSIVDLGMETSTSEQNVTDPMETTVKYGIFNKKSIMGNLENFSWRKMRTGREKNIVNGDKLAENISRVASFLGDGNEPLHGLEYQRLDGHVRRLSTESIGSDLSSLRVGNLFGDDCLDLMEGAETHKINDAPVSLNSQFPRDILVALLSDERHKLSRVLNTMQQRLATAKTDMEDLIARLNQEVAVRQFLTTKVKDLEVDLETTRNNCKENMQQAVLIERERFTQMQWDVEELRRQCLEMELKLKSEQDERARAESAKVSIIQENEMLLQQLNVAREELEELHKHQEELELKSKADVKLLVKEVKTLRSSQSDMKQELSRLMKEKIEIERGLQKEKQRMQVVTAANVKLLHECEILRSRLEECSVNFLVEEEDKLIVDTSSPSDAMDLLTTSDNRIGLLLAEAQLLAQDVENSVARLDETCNTNGSDRVDDELRKLLTEVFVDNARLRMQVNSVIRCALNARLRSDEDEDDDDEENPMRKTVLSKFLER
- the LOC110634864 gene encoding uncharacterized protein LOC110634864: MAVATMARVAPKLCDSYSSNHKLLLKPTKKNLMGSSKFFFLNAPNLSSNATKKGPYHPIHASNSPREEESSSMNNSNTISQEDLNYLWKLGAGSVAAAALIKYGSILFPVIARPNILLALIMVSTPVILAIDFDPPKS